Proteins encoded together in one Larus michahellis chromosome 4, bLarMic1.1, whole genome shotgun sequence window:
- the KIAA0513 gene encoding uncharacterized protein KIAA0513 homolog isoform X2 — translation MEAPLDVPVGNLIDFDAETPASVPSEPSPPAAPSGNGHLGVTEDVAEEESDATESADSENDMGDSPRHWGGYRRSSSNESFSSSQSTESARDEATAERREFMRHYVEKIFTGGEDLDQEEKARFGELCSGENGKGREWFARYVSAQRCNSKCVSEQTFYRLMQSFALVLFECHQMDDFSPAKNLMTMCFTYYYVGKTHALPLEAKEKPMGSIDSYLKSANSWLAEKKDIAERLLKNTSAKTENVKGFFGGLETKLKGPTTKKSDEGEDKPKEKLKKTVSVQSPEEEKKGEKIYLYMHLKQQPIWHNLRFWNAAFFDAVHCERRKRSPTTRGNAGEEEEKREKWCHMTQEERDDSLRFNENITFGQLGTFIHNMLAFGLNKKLCSDFLKKQATIGNLDEEQYKLLSDHIEQMATE, via the exons ATGGAAGCCCCCCTGGATGTGCCTGTAGGGAACCTCATCGACTTTGATGCCGAAACACCGGCCTCCGTCCCCTCCGAGCCctctcctcccgctgcccccagcgGCAACGGGCACCTGGGGGTCACGGAGGATGTGGCCGAGGAGGAGAGCGATGCCACTGAGTCGGCGGACAGTGAGAATGACATGGGTGACTCTCCCAGGCACTGGGGTGGCTACCGCCGCTCCTCCTCCAACGagtccttctcctccagccagAGCACCGAGTCTGCCCGGGACGAGGCGACGGCCGAGCGCCGGGAGTTCATGCGGCACTACGTGGAGAAGATCTTCACGGGGGG agagGATTTGGACCAAGAAGAGAAGGCCAGGTTTGGTGAGCTCTGCAGCGGCGAGAACGGGAAGGGCAGGGAATGGTTCGCGAGATACGTGAGCGCCCAG CGCTGCAACTCCAAGTGCGTCTCGGAGCAGACCTTCTACCGCCTGATGCAGTCCTTCGCCCTCGTGCTCTTCGA GTGTCACCAGATGGATGACTTCAGCCCTGCCAAGAACCTCATGACCATGTGTTTCACCTACTACTATGTGG GCAAGACCCACGCACTGCCCTTGGAGGCCAAGGAGAAGCCCATGGGCAGCATTGACTCGTACCTGAAGTCGGCCAACAGCTGGCTGGCGGAGAAGAAGGACATCGCGGAGCGGCTGCTGAAAAACACATCGGCCAAGACGGAGAACGTCAAGGGCTTCTTTGGGGGCCTGGAGACCAAACTGAAGGGTCCTACCACCAAAAAGAGCGA CGAAGGTGAGGACAAAccaaaggagaagctgaagaagacGG TTTCCGTGCAGAGcccagaggaggagaagaaaggagagaagatcTACCTGTACATGCACCTCAAGCAGCAGCCGATCTG GCACAACCTGCGGTTTTGGAACGCCGCCTTCTTCGACGCCGTGCACTGCGAGCGCAGGAAGCGGTCCCCCACCACCAG AGGGAacgctggggaggaagaggagaagag GGAGAAGTGGTGCCACATGACGCAGGAGGAGCGTGACGACAGCCTCCGCTTCAACGAGAACATCACCTTCGGGCAGCTGGG CACCTTCATCCACAACATGCTGGCGTTCGGCCTGAACAAGAAGCTCTGCAGCGACTTCCTGAAGAAGCAGGCGACCATCGGCAATTTGGATGAAG AGCAATACAAACTGCTCAGCGACCACATCGAGCAGATGGCTACCGAATAG
- the KIAA0513 gene encoding uncharacterized protein KIAA0513 homolog isoform X3, translated as MEAPLDVPVGNLIDFDAETPASVPSEPSPPAAPSGNGHLGVTEDVAEEESDATESADSENDMGDSPRHWGGYRRSSSNESFSSSQSTESARDEATAERREFMRHYVEKIFTGGEDLDQEEKARFGELCSGENGKGREWFARYVSAQRCNSKCVSEQTFYRLMQSFALVLFECHQMDDFSPAKNLMTMCFTYYYVGKTHALPLEAKEKPMGSIDSYLKSANSWLAEKKDIAERLLKNTSAKTENVKGFFGGLETKLKGPTTKKSDEGEDKPKEKLKKTVSVQSPEEEKKGEKIYLYMHLKQQPIWHNLRFWNAAFFDAVHCERRKRSPTTREKWCHMTQEERDDSLRFNENITFGQLGTFIHNMLAFGLNKKLCSDFLKKQATIGNLDEEQYKLLSDHIEQMATE; from the exons ATGGAAGCCCCCCTGGATGTGCCTGTAGGGAACCTCATCGACTTTGATGCCGAAACACCGGCCTCCGTCCCCTCCGAGCCctctcctcccgctgcccccagcgGCAACGGGCACCTGGGGGTCACGGAGGATGTGGCCGAGGAGGAGAGCGATGCCACTGAGTCGGCGGACAGTGAGAATGACATGGGTGACTCTCCCAGGCACTGGGGTGGCTACCGCCGCTCCTCCTCCAACGagtccttctcctccagccagAGCACCGAGTCTGCCCGGGACGAGGCGACGGCCGAGCGCCGGGAGTTCATGCGGCACTACGTGGAGAAGATCTTCACGGGGGG agagGATTTGGACCAAGAAGAGAAGGCCAGGTTTGGTGAGCTCTGCAGCGGCGAGAACGGGAAGGGCAGGGAATGGTTCGCGAGATACGTGAGCGCCCAG CGCTGCAACTCCAAGTGCGTCTCGGAGCAGACCTTCTACCGCCTGATGCAGTCCTTCGCCCTCGTGCTCTTCGA GTGTCACCAGATGGATGACTTCAGCCCTGCCAAGAACCTCATGACCATGTGTTTCACCTACTACTATGTGG GCAAGACCCACGCACTGCCCTTGGAGGCCAAGGAGAAGCCCATGGGCAGCATTGACTCGTACCTGAAGTCGGCCAACAGCTGGCTGGCGGAGAAGAAGGACATCGCGGAGCGGCTGCTGAAAAACACATCGGCCAAGACGGAGAACGTCAAGGGCTTCTTTGGGGGCCTGGAGACCAAACTGAAGGGTCCTACCACCAAAAAGAGCGA CGAAGGTGAGGACAAAccaaaggagaagctgaagaagacGG TTTCCGTGCAGAGcccagaggaggagaagaaaggagagaagatcTACCTGTACATGCACCTCAAGCAGCAGCCGATCTG GCACAACCTGCGGTTTTGGAACGCCGCCTTCTTCGACGCCGTGCACTGCGAGCGCAGGAAGCGGTCCCCCACCACCAG GGAGAAGTGGTGCCACATGACGCAGGAGGAGCGTGACGACAGCCTCCGCTTCAACGAGAACATCACCTTCGGGCAGCTGGG CACCTTCATCCACAACATGCTGGCGTTCGGCCTGAACAAGAAGCTCTGCAGCGACTTCCTGAAGAAGCAGGCGACCATCGGCAATTTGGATGAAG AGCAATACAAACTGCTCAGCGACCACATCGAGCAGATGGCTACCGAATAG
- the KIAA0513 gene encoding uncharacterized protein KIAA0513 homolog isoform X1 — protein MEAPLDVPVGNLIDFDAETPASVPSEPSPPAAPSGNGHLGVTEDVAEEESDATESADSENDMGDSPRHWGGYRRSSSNESFSSSQSTESARDEATAERREFMRHYVEKIFTGGEDLDQEEKARFGELCSGENGKGREWFARYVSAQRCNSKCVSEQTFYRLMQSFALVLFECHQMDDFSPAKNLMTMCFTYYYVGKTHALPLEAKEKPMGSIDSYLKSANSWLAEKKDIAERLLKNTSAKTENVKGFFGGLETKLKGPTTKKSDEGEDKPKEKLKKTVSVQSPEEEKKGEKIYLYMHLKQQPIWHNLRFWNAAFFDAVHCERRKRSPTTRGNAGEEEEKRQVLDMNRVSSWTKHPPPVLPACSRLLLPRRGAEDPLPAGKAGPSFFFFFFFFSFLMHFCAAIPRLKEKGKRGLHVAIARVSSWLQSSKAAASIPAPSWDRGSGRLIALLLERGIFHLGANHSERWH, from the exons ATGGAAGCCCCCCTGGATGTGCCTGTAGGGAACCTCATCGACTTTGATGCCGAAACACCGGCCTCCGTCCCCTCCGAGCCctctcctcccgctgcccccagcgGCAACGGGCACCTGGGGGTCACGGAGGATGTGGCCGAGGAGGAGAGCGATGCCACTGAGTCGGCGGACAGTGAGAATGACATGGGTGACTCTCCCAGGCACTGGGGTGGCTACCGCCGCTCCTCCTCCAACGagtccttctcctccagccagAGCACCGAGTCTGCCCGGGACGAGGCGACGGCCGAGCGCCGGGAGTTCATGCGGCACTACGTGGAGAAGATCTTCACGGGGGG agagGATTTGGACCAAGAAGAGAAGGCCAGGTTTGGTGAGCTCTGCAGCGGCGAGAACGGGAAGGGCAGGGAATGGTTCGCGAGATACGTGAGCGCCCAG CGCTGCAACTCCAAGTGCGTCTCGGAGCAGACCTTCTACCGCCTGATGCAGTCCTTCGCCCTCGTGCTCTTCGA GTGTCACCAGATGGATGACTTCAGCCCTGCCAAGAACCTCATGACCATGTGTTTCACCTACTACTATGTGG GCAAGACCCACGCACTGCCCTTGGAGGCCAAGGAGAAGCCCATGGGCAGCATTGACTCGTACCTGAAGTCGGCCAACAGCTGGCTGGCGGAGAAGAAGGACATCGCGGAGCGGCTGCTGAAAAACACATCGGCCAAGACGGAGAACGTCAAGGGCTTCTTTGGGGGCCTGGAGACCAAACTGAAGGGTCCTACCACCAAAAAGAGCGA CGAAGGTGAGGACAAAccaaaggagaagctgaagaagacGG TTTCCGTGCAGAGcccagaggaggagaagaaaggagagaagatcTACCTGTACATGCACCTCAAGCAGCAGCCGATCTG GCACAACCTGCGGTTTTGGAACGCCGCCTTCTTCGACGCCGTGCACTGCGAGCGCAGGAAGCGGTCCCCCACCACCAG AGGGAacgctggggaggaagaggagaagag GCAGGTTTTGGACATGAACCGAGTCTCTTCGTGGACAAAGCATCCCCCTCCTGTCCTTCCCGCTTGCTCCCGGCTTCTGCTGCCACGTAGAGGTGCTGAGGATCCTTTGCCAGCTGGAAAAGCtggtccttcttttttttttttttttttttttttttcttttttaatgcacttttgTGCTGCCATTCCTcgattaaaagaaaaaggcaaacgGGGGCTGCATGTTGCAATCGCGAGAGTGTCCTCCTGGTTGCAAAGCTCAAAAGCAGCCGCATCCATCCCCGCTCCGAGCTGGGATCGGGGATCAGGGAGACTCATTGCTCTCTTGCTGGAGCGCGGGATATTCCATCTTGGAGCAAATCACTCCGAGCGATGGCATTAG
- the KIAA0513 gene encoding uncharacterized protein KIAA0513 homolog isoform X5 has product MCLQSTESARDEATAERREFMRHYVEKIFTGGEDLDQEEKARFGELCSGENGKGREWFARYVSAQRCNSKCVSEQTFYRLMQSFALVLFECHQMDDFSPAKNLMTMCFTYYYVGKTHALPLEAKEKPMGSIDSYLKSANSWLAEKKDIAERLLKNTSAKTENVKGFFGGLETKLKGPTTKKSDEGEDKPKEKLKKTVSVQSPEEEKKGEKIYLYMHLKQQPIWHNLRFWNAAFFDAVHCERRKRSPTTRGNAGEEEEKREKWCHMTQEERDDSLRFNENITFGQLGTFIHNMLAFGLNKKLCSDFLKKQATIGNLDEEQYKLLSDHIEQMATE; this is encoded by the exons ATGTGCCT ccagAGCACCGAGTCTGCCCGGGACGAGGCGACGGCCGAGCGCCGGGAGTTCATGCGGCACTACGTGGAGAAGATCTTCACGGGGGG agagGATTTGGACCAAGAAGAGAAGGCCAGGTTTGGTGAGCTCTGCAGCGGCGAGAACGGGAAGGGCAGGGAATGGTTCGCGAGATACGTGAGCGCCCAG CGCTGCAACTCCAAGTGCGTCTCGGAGCAGACCTTCTACCGCCTGATGCAGTCCTTCGCCCTCGTGCTCTTCGA GTGTCACCAGATGGATGACTTCAGCCCTGCCAAGAACCTCATGACCATGTGTTTCACCTACTACTATGTGG GCAAGACCCACGCACTGCCCTTGGAGGCCAAGGAGAAGCCCATGGGCAGCATTGACTCGTACCTGAAGTCGGCCAACAGCTGGCTGGCGGAGAAGAAGGACATCGCGGAGCGGCTGCTGAAAAACACATCGGCCAAGACGGAGAACGTCAAGGGCTTCTTTGGGGGCCTGGAGACCAAACTGAAGGGTCCTACCACCAAAAAGAGCGA CGAAGGTGAGGACAAAccaaaggagaagctgaagaagacGG TTTCCGTGCAGAGcccagaggaggagaagaaaggagagaagatcTACCTGTACATGCACCTCAAGCAGCAGCCGATCTG GCACAACCTGCGGTTTTGGAACGCCGCCTTCTTCGACGCCGTGCACTGCGAGCGCAGGAAGCGGTCCCCCACCACCAG AGGGAacgctggggaggaagaggagaagag GGAGAAGTGGTGCCACATGACGCAGGAGGAGCGTGACGACAGCCTCCGCTTCAACGAGAACATCACCTTCGGGCAGCTGGG CACCTTCATCCACAACATGCTGGCGTTCGGCCTGAACAAGAAGCTCTGCAGCGACTTCCTGAAGAAGCAGGCGACCATCGGCAATTTGGATGAAG AGCAATACAAACTGCTCAGCGACCACATCGAGCAGATGGCTACCGAATAG
- the KIAA0513 gene encoding uncharacterized protein KIAA0513 homolog isoform X4 translates to MCLQSTESARDEATAERREFMRHYVEKIFTGGEDLDQEEKARFGELCSGENGKGREWFARYVSAQRCNSKCVSEQTFYRLMQSFALVLFECHQMDDFSPAKNLMTMCFTYYYVGKTHALPLEAKEKPMGSIDSYLKSANSWLAEKKDIAERLLKNTSAKTENVKGFFGGLETKLKGPTTKKSDEGEDKPKEKLKKTVSVQSPEEEKKGEKIYLYMHLKQQPIWHNLRFWNAAFFDAVHCERRKRSPTTRGNAGEEEEKRQVLDMNRVSSWTKHPPPVLPACSRLLLPRRGAEDPLPAGKAGPSFFFFFFFFSFLMHFCAAIPRLKEKGKRGLHVAIARVSSWLQSSKAAASIPAPSWDRGSGRLIALLLERGIFHLGANHSERWH, encoded by the exons ATGTGCCT ccagAGCACCGAGTCTGCCCGGGACGAGGCGACGGCCGAGCGCCGGGAGTTCATGCGGCACTACGTGGAGAAGATCTTCACGGGGGG agagGATTTGGACCAAGAAGAGAAGGCCAGGTTTGGTGAGCTCTGCAGCGGCGAGAACGGGAAGGGCAGGGAATGGTTCGCGAGATACGTGAGCGCCCAG CGCTGCAACTCCAAGTGCGTCTCGGAGCAGACCTTCTACCGCCTGATGCAGTCCTTCGCCCTCGTGCTCTTCGA GTGTCACCAGATGGATGACTTCAGCCCTGCCAAGAACCTCATGACCATGTGTTTCACCTACTACTATGTGG GCAAGACCCACGCACTGCCCTTGGAGGCCAAGGAGAAGCCCATGGGCAGCATTGACTCGTACCTGAAGTCGGCCAACAGCTGGCTGGCGGAGAAGAAGGACATCGCGGAGCGGCTGCTGAAAAACACATCGGCCAAGACGGAGAACGTCAAGGGCTTCTTTGGGGGCCTGGAGACCAAACTGAAGGGTCCTACCACCAAAAAGAGCGA CGAAGGTGAGGACAAAccaaaggagaagctgaagaagacGG TTTCCGTGCAGAGcccagaggaggagaagaaaggagagaagatcTACCTGTACATGCACCTCAAGCAGCAGCCGATCTG GCACAACCTGCGGTTTTGGAACGCCGCCTTCTTCGACGCCGTGCACTGCGAGCGCAGGAAGCGGTCCCCCACCACCAG AGGGAacgctggggaggaagaggagaagag GCAGGTTTTGGACATGAACCGAGTCTCTTCGTGGACAAAGCATCCCCCTCCTGTCCTTCCCGCTTGCTCCCGGCTTCTGCTGCCACGTAGAGGTGCTGAGGATCCTTTGCCAGCTGGAAAAGCtggtccttcttttttttttttttttttttttttttcttttttaatgcacttttgTGCTGCCATTCCTcgattaaaagaaaaaggcaaacgGGGGCTGCATGTTGCAATCGCGAGAGTGTCCTCCTGGTTGCAAAGCTCAAAAGCAGCCGCATCCATCCCCGCTCCGAGCTGGGATCGGGGATCAGGGAGACTCATTGCTCTCTTGCTGGAGCGCGGGATATTCCATCTTGGAGCAAATCACTCCGAGCGATGGCATTAG